From one Amphiura filiformis chromosome 13, Afil_fr2py, whole genome shotgun sequence genomic stretch:
- the LOC140168175 gene encoding uncharacterized protein, giving the protein MMLNTTVGTSAPQLVKLDERPGACSRCKTAFTQEFPCVKRAPSRQQSSKSDRTGLRESASTPYRLPRLHVAISQPSLRLTHDKYNESHDSFKIRSDTFEKFLKSRRKPVGPPNTMAQKMRSDNIHMPTLQVANSCQWKLQDQKQNQN; this is encoded by the exons ATGATGTTGAATACAACTGTAGGTACTTCCGCGCCACAACTCGTTAAGCTGGATGAAAGGCCTGGTGCATG ctCCAGATGTAAAACAGCCTTCACTCAGGAATTCCCTTGTGTCAAAAGAGCGCCCTCAAGGCAGCAATCATCAAAATCAGACAGGACTGGCTTGAGGGAGTCAGCATCCACACCATATCGGTTACCAAGGTTACATGTAGCGATTTCCCAGCCTTCGCTTCGACTGACTCATGATAAATACAATGAAAGTCATGACAGTTTTAAGATAAG ATCTGATACTTTTGAAAAATTTCTGAAATCAAGAAGGAAGCCAGTAGGTCCACCGAATACAATGGCTCAAAAGATGAGATCAGATAATATACATATGCCAACGCTCCAGGTTGCCAATTCTTGCCAGTGGAAACTCCAAGACCAAAAACAGAACCAGAATTAA